One Pseudofrancisella aestuarii genomic region harbors:
- the hisIE gene encoding bifunctional phosphoribosyl-AMP cyclohydrolase/phosphoribosyl-ATP diphosphatase HisIE, protein MSNEIIESIDWKKMDDLVPAIIQSAVDSTVLMLGYMNKESLRKTLEIKKVTFYSRSKNRLWTKGEESGHFLELVDVSIDCDNDSILIKAIPYGPTCHTGSKSCFTKNEESNSFYILDKLEKLIAERKDWLPENSYVSSLFKKGLPRIAQKVGEEGVEVVIAAMKQDSNDELVSETADLLFHLLVLLREKGISLDQVCQKLVSRNH, encoded by the coding sequence TAGAGTCTATAGACTGGAAAAAAATGGATGATTTAGTACCAGCTATTATCCAGTCCGCAGTGGATAGTACAGTTCTAATGTTAGGCTATATGAATAAAGAGTCTTTAAGGAAAACATTAGAGATAAAAAAAGTTACATTCTATAGCCGTAGTAAAAATCGCTTATGGACTAAAGGTGAGGAGAGTGGACACTTTCTTGAATTAGTGGATGTTTCAATAGATTGTGATAACGATTCTATACTTATAAAAGCTATACCTTATGGGCCAACTTGTCATACAGGTAGTAAATCTTGTTTTACCAAGAATGAAGAATCAAATTCTTTTTATATCTTAGATAAACTAGAAAAACTAATTGCAGAAAGAAAAGATTGGTTGCCAGAGAATAGTTATGTTTCTAGCTTATTTAAAAAAGGTTTACCAAGGATAGCTCAAAAAGTTGGTGAAGAAGGTGTAGAAGTTGTAATTGCGGCTATGAAGCAAGACTCTAATGATGAGCTAGTTTCTGAAACAGCAGACTTATTATTTCATTTACTAGTTTTACTAAGGGAAAAAGGGATATCATTAGATCAAGTTTGTCAAAAATTAGTCTCTAGGAATCATTAA
- a CDS encoding class I SAM-dependent methyltransferase: MIKTANNWNADLYDSKANFVTNYGDDVIELLAPKSNEIILDLGCGTGRLANTIAESGAKVTGVDYSLDMVNRAKKLYPNIDFHVADAQQSLDFSENSFDAVFSNAALHWMINAEAVIKNVAKVLKPNGRFVFEMGGKGNIDRLLFHINTVSQEFNLTDYHIKNYYPSISEYSSLLEKNGFAVRFAVLFDRPTKLEGEDGITNWVTNFRADLLERVEDKEKFFTRLKEVARADLFNNGDWYADYVRLRMVAYKN, encoded by the coding sequence ATGATTAAAACAGCAAATAACTGGAATGCTGATCTTTATGATAGCAAGGCTAATTTTGTCACAAACTATGGTGATGATGTTATAGAGCTTTTAGCTCCAAAATCTAATGAGATTATTTTAGATCTGGGATGTGGTACAGGTAGGCTTGCTAATACCATAGCTGAATCAGGTGCTAAAGTAACAGGTGTTGATTATTCATTGGATATGGTTAATAGAGCAAAGAAGCTTTATCCAAATATCGATTTTCATGTTGCGGATGCTCAGCAGAGTTTAGACTTTTCGGAAAATAGTTTTGATGCGGTTTTCTCTAATGCTGCTTTACATTGGATGATTAATGCTGAGGCTGTAATAAAAAATGTAGCTAAAGTCCTTAAGCCAAATGGTAGATTTGTATTTGAAATGGGTGGAAAGGGTAATATAGATAGATTACTTTTCCATATAAATACTGTTTCTCAAGAGTTTAATCTTACGGATTATCACATTAAAAATTATTATCCAAGTATTTCTGAATATAGCTCTTTACTTGAGAAAAATGGTTTCGCTGTACGATTTGCTGTTTTATTTGATAGACCAACTAAGTTAGAAGGTGAGGATGGAATCACCAATTGGGTTACTAACTTTAGAGCTGACTTACTTGAGAGAGTAGAAGATAAAGAAAAGTTTTTTACTAGATTAAAAGAAGTCGCAAGAGCTGATCTATTTAATAATGGCGATTGGTATGCTGATTATG